One region of Anas acuta chromosome Z, bAnaAcu1.1, whole genome shotgun sequence genomic DNA includes:
- the SMN1 gene encoding survival motor neuron protein, which translates to MSERVLFRRGTGQSDDSDVWDDTALIKAYDKAVASFKNALRNGECAEPADRQEQRPGMKRKNNKKNRNRKKSSAVQWKVGDSCNAVWSEDGNVYLATIVSINQKRGTCVVTYDGYGNKEEQNLSDLLLPANDETNENETPYSTDESEKSFQSPQNKNNCTKARFSPQNFRFPIPPAAPSLGRSGSKLRTPPPFLSCWPPPFPAGPPLIPPPPPMGPDSPEDDEALGSMLIAWYMSGYHTGYYLGLKQSRMEAALERESYTK; encoded by the exons ATGTCGGAGCGCGTGCTGTTCCGGCGCGGCACCGGGCAG AGCGACGACTCGGACGTGTGGGACGACACGGCCCTCATCAAGGCGTACGACAAGGCGGTGGCCTCCTTCAAG AACGCCCTGAGGAATGGGGAGTGCGCCGAGCCCGCCGACAGGCAGGAGCAGCGGCCGgggatgaagaggaagaacaacaagaagaacaggaacagaaagaagagCAGCGCGGTGCAG tggaAGGTTGGTGACAGCTGTAACGCGGTTTGGTCCGAGGACGGCAACGTGTACCTGGCAACGATCGTCTCCATAAACCAGAAGAGGGGCACGTGTGTCGTTACATACGACGGATACGGGAACAAGGAGGAGCAGAACCTGTCCGATCTACTCCTTCCAGCCAACGACGAAACA AATGAAAACGAGACTCCATATTCAACAGATGAAAGTGAAAAATCTTTCCAGTCacctcaaaacaaaaacaactgcaCAAAGGCAAGATTCTCTCCCCAGAACTTCCGTTTTCCCAtaccaccagcagcccccagcctgggaAGG TCTGGATCAAAACTCAGAACACCTCCGCCATTCTTATCTTGCTGGCCTCCACCCTTTCCAGCAGGACCACCG CTgattcctcctccaccacctatGGGGCCAGATTCTCCTGAGGATGATGAAGCATTGGGAAGCATGTTGATAGCCTGGTACATGAGTGGTTATCACACTGGCTATTACCTG GGTTTAAAACAGAGTCGAATGGAAGCAGCCCTGGAGAGAGAATCCTATACAAAATAA
- the SERF1A gene encoding small EDRK-rich factor 1 yields MTRGNQRELARQKNLKKTQEIHKGKRKEDSLSASQRKQRDSEIMQQKQKAANERKSLQAEAK; encoded by the exons ATGACCC GTGGGAACCAACGTGAACTTGCCCGCCAAAAGAACCTGAAGAAGACTCAGGAAATccacaaagggaaaaggaaagaagatagCTTGTCTGCttctcagagaaaacagag ggaCTCTGAAATCatgcagcagaaacagaaggCGGCTAACGAAAGGAAGTCTCTGCAGGcagaagcaaaatga